Proteins found in one Geomonas subterranea genomic segment:
- the aroA gene encoding 3-phosphoshikimate 1-carboxyvinyltransferase: MQSYTVQPARSVRGEIRVPGDKSISHRSIMFGSIANGVTKVSGFLRGEDALATLEAFRAMGVQIDDDGETVTIVGKGLHGLEEPTDVLDCGNSGTSMRLLTGLLAGQSFFSVLSGDKYLRARPMKRVVGPLSRMGARIGGRAGGEKAPLAIQGSQLKGIEYDSPVSSAQVKSAIMLAGLYAEGETVVREPHLSRDHSERMLRAFGANVETFPGGVKVRGGAELTGRDIVVPGDISSAAFFMVAASIVPGAELLIKGVGVNPTRTGIIDILKGMGADLELLNERDETGEPVADIRVRHAQLKAMAISGEVVPRAIDEFPAICVAAALAEGTTVVSGAEELRVKETDRITAMADNLRRAGVTVVETPDGMEITGVPALKACAADSFGDHRIAMSMMVAGLVAQGETTISDVDCIATSFPGFRELLEGVVQR; encoded by the coding sequence ATGCAAAGCTACACCGTACAACCCGCCAGGAGCGTGCGCGGCGAGATCCGCGTCCCCGGCGACAAGTCCATATCGCACCGCTCCATCATGTTCGGCTCCATCGCCAACGGCGTGACCAAGGTCTCCGGCTTCCTGCGCGGTGAGGACGCCCTCGCTACCCTGGAGGCCTTCCGCGCCATGGGGGTGCAGATCGACGATGACGGCGAGACGGTCACCATCGTGGGCAAGGGGCTGCACGGACTGGAGGAGCCGACCGACGTCCTCGACTGCGGCAACTCCGGCACCTCGATGAGGCTCCTCACCGGGCTTCTCGCCGGCCAGAGCTTCTTCTCGGTCCTCTCCGGCGACAAGTACCTGCGCGCCCGCCCCATGAAGCGCGTGGTCGGGCCGCTCTCCAGGATGGGCGCGCGCATCGGCGGCCGTGCCGGCGGCGAAAAGGCGCCGCTCGCCATCCAGGGCTCCCAGCTGAAGGGGATCGAGTACGACTCCCCGGTCTCCAGCGCCCAGGTGAAGTCGGCCATCATGCTGGCCGGGCTCTACGCCGAGGGCGAGACCGTGGTGCGCGAGCCGCACCTCTCCCGCGACCACTCGGAGCGGATGCTGCGCGCCTTCGGCGCCAACGTGGAAACCTTTCCGGGCGGCGTCAAGGTTCGCGGCGGCGCCGAGCTGACCGGACGCGACATCGTGGTCCCCGGCGACATCTCCTCGGCTGCCTTCTTCATGGTGGCGGCATCCATCGTTCCGGGTGCGGAGCTTCTCATCAAGGGAGTCGGCGTCAACCCGACCCGCACCGGCATCATCGACATCCTGAAGGGGATGGGGGCGGACCTCGAGCTTTTGAACGAGCGGGACGAGACCGGCGAGCCGGTGGCGGACATACGGGTGCGTCACGCGCAGTTGAAGGCCATGGCGATCTCCGGCGAAGTGGTGCCGCGCGCCATCGACGAGTTCCCGGCCATCTGCGTTGCGGCGGCCCTTGCCGAGGGGACTACCGTGGTGAGCGGCGCGGAGGAATTGCGGGTCAAGGAGACCGACCGCATAACCGCCATGGCGGACAATTTAAGACGAGCCGGGGTCACCGTTGTGGAGACTCCGGACGGCATGGAAATCACCGGCGTCCCCGCCCTCAAGGCGTGCGCCGCCGACAGCTTCGGCGATCACCGGATCGCCATGTCCATGATGGTGGCAGGGCTGGTCGCGCAGGGAGAGACCACGATCTCCGACGTCGACTGCATCGCCACCTCGTTCCCCGGCTTCCGTGAACTTCTCGAGGGGGTAGTACAGCGTTGA
- a CDS encoding prephenate dehydrogenase — protein sequence MVHFKKMAVIGVGLIGGSLARVLREKGAVDEVVGVGRGEANLKRGVELGVLDSYTTDAREGVAGADLVFVATPVCTIPKVVAEIAPYLAPGCIVTDGGSVKETVVTACEPLMPEGTFFVGGHPIAGTEHSGVEASFSTLYVGRRCIVTPTANTDPAALEKVVGLWKVAGSNVPLMDPVQHDLVVAAISHLPHMVAYSLVNAVDGYDRFGGDLLSFSAGGFRDFTRIASSDPVMWRDIALTNREAILEMMDFFSVYLEKLRTLVAEGDAGGLQAFFLNSKQKRDAIL from the coding sequence ATGGTCCACTTCAAGAAAATGGCCGTGATCGGCGTCGGGCTGATCGGCGGTTCCCTGGCGCGGGTCCTGCGCGAGAAGGGGGCCGTGGACGAGGTGGTCGGCGTCGGCCGCGGCGAAGCGAACCTGAAGCGCGGCGTCGAGCTGGGCGTTTTGGACAGCTACACCACCGATGCCAGGGAAGGGGTGGCCGGAGCCGATCTCGTTTTCGTGGCGACGCCGGTCTGCACCATACCGAAGGTGGTCGCGGAGATAGCGCCGTACCTGGCGCCTGGGTGCATCGTCACCGACGGCGGCTCCGTCAAGGAGACCGTGGTGACGGCGTGCGAGCCGCTCATGCCGGAAGGAACCTTCTTCGTCGGAGGGCACCCGATCGCCGGGACCGAACATTCGGGCGTCGAGGCATCCTTCTCCACCCTGTACGTGGGGAGGCGCTGCATCGTCACCCCGACCGCCAACACCGATCCGGCGGCGCTGGAGAAGGTGGTCGGGCTCTGGAAGGTGGCCGGTTCGAACGTGCCGCTCATGGACCCCGTGCAGCACGACCTGGTGGTGGCCGCCATCTCGCACCTGCCGCACATGGTGGCCTACTCGCTGGTGAATGCCGTGGACGGCTACGACCGCTTCGGCGGCGATCTGCTTTCCTTTTCCGCCGGCGGTTTCAGGGACTTTACCCGGATTGCATCTTCCGACCCGGTCATGTGGCGCGACATCGCGCTTACCAACCGCGAGGCGATCCTCGAGATGATGGACTTCTTTTCCGTGTACCTGGAGAAACTGCGCACCCTGGTGGCGGAGGGGGATGCCGGCGGCCTGCAGGCCTTCTTCCTGAACTCGAAGCAGAAGCGGGATGCCATTCTCTAA
- the pheA gene encoding prephenate dehydratase — translation MKEKQTLAKLRQEIDAVDDRILELLNERAKLVMQVGAVKTENRSDFHVPNREREIYERLAAANPGPFPAEAVRGVFREIISASLALEKPLKVAFLGPNATFSHLAAMQHFGLSASLSPERSIPAVFEAVEKGEAYYGVVPVENTTEGMISHTLDMFMESELKINAEVLLEVSHFLLSRTGRFEDIKKVYSHPQPLAQCRKWLAENLPNVPLVDVASTTLAAQIVAEDYTAAAIASEYASSIYNLKIVKARIEDQVNNFTRFLVVGRKMADRSGDDKTSLMFSVRDEPGILHRMLEPFAKRGINLSKIESRPLKKKAWEYIFYLDLSGHISDPAVGEAVQDLSTCCQFVKVLGSYPRARQ, via the coding sequence TTGAAAGAAAAGCAGACTCTGGCAAAACTCCGTCAGGAAATAGATGCGGTGGACGATCGCATCCTGGAACTTCTCAACGAACGGGCCAAGCTCGTGATGCAGGTTGGCGCGGTTAAGACGGAAAACCGCAGCGACTTCCACGTGCCCAACCGCGAGAGGGAGATCTACGAGCGGCTCGCCGCGGCAAACCCCGGGCCGTTCCCGGCCGAGGCGGTGCGCGGCGTGTTCCGCGAGATCATCTCGGCGTCGCTGGCGCTGGAAAAGCCTTTGAAGGTCGCCTTCCTGGGGCCCAACGCCACCTTCAGCCACCTGGCCGCCATGCAGCACTTCGGCCTGTCGGCCTCGCTCTCGCCGGAGCGCTCCATTCCCGCCGTCTTCGAGGCGGTGGAAAAGGGCGAGGCGTACTACGGCGTGGTGCCGGTCGAGAACACCACCGAGGGTATGATCTCCCACACGCTCGACATGTTCATGGAGAGCGAACTGAAGATCAACGCGGAGGTCCTTTTGGAGGTGTCCCACTTCCTGCTTTCGAGGACCGGACGCTTCGAAGACATCAAGAAGGTCTACTCGCATCCGCAGCCCCTGGCCCAGTGCCGCAAGTGGCTCGCCGAGAACCTCCCCAACGTCCCCCTGGTCGACGTCGCCTCCACGACGCTCGCCGCCCAGATCGTGGCCGAGGACTACACGGCGGCGGCCATCGCCAGCGAGTACGCCTCTTCCATTTACAACCTGAAGATCGTCAAGGCCCGCATCGAGGACCAGGTGAACAACTTCACCAGGTTCCTGGTCGTCGGCCGGAAGATGGCCGACCGCAGCGGCGACGACAAGACCTCGCTCATGTTCTCGGTGCGCGACGAGCCGGGGATCCTGCACCGGATGCTGGAGCCCTTTGCCAAGCGCGGCATCAACCTCTCCAAGATCGAGTCCCGCCCGCTCAAGAAGAAGGCGTGGGAATACATCTTCTACCTCGACCTCTCCGGGCACATCTCCGATCCCGCCGTCGGCGAGGCGGTGCAGGATCTCTCCACCTGCTGCCAGTTCGTGAAGGTGCTGGGCTCGTACCCCCGGGCACGTCAGTGA
- a CDS encoding ABC transporter permease, with protein MFILKYILRNLFRHRLRSVLTVVGVAVAVLAFGLLRTLVGLWYSGAEHASDTRLVTRNAISLVFPLPISYLERIRGVSGVTTVSYGNWFGAYYKEPKNFFANYAIEPRGYMELYPEFILSPKEKNDFLLDRKGCIVGERLARTYGWKVGDLITLKGTIYPGQWEFVLRGIYHGKEKATEERILLFHWNYLNETMRQTVPRRADQVGYFVVGVKKPELAPDVALAIDSLFKNSLAETLTETEKAFHMSFVSMTEAIMIAIQIVSYMVIAIIMVVAANTMAMTARERIGEYATLKTLGFKGGHLAGLIFGESVAISFLGGVLGVVATFPAAAWIETELAQFFPYFSVSSETLLLELLAALSVGVVSGIFPTWRGATIRIADGLKRIG; from the coding sequence ATGTTCATCCTGAAATACATCCTCAGGAATCTCTTCCGGCACCGGCTCCGTTCCGTCCTCACCGTCGTGGGTGTGGCCGTGGCGGTGCTCGCCTTCGGCCTACTGCGTACCCTGGTCGGCCTTTGGTACTCCGGCGCCGAGCACGCCTCGGACACGCGGCTCGTCACCCGTAACGCCATCTCCCTCGTCTTCCCGCTCCCCATCTCCTACCTCGAACGGATCCGGGGCGTATCCGGGGTCACCACGGTCTCCTACGGCAACTGGTTCGGCGCCTACTACAAGGAGCCCAAGAACTTCTTCGCCAACTACGCCATCGAGCCCCGCGGCTACATGGAGCTCTACCCGGAGTTCATCCTCTCTCCCAAGGAGAAGAACGATTTCCTCCTGGACCGCAAGGGGTGCATCGTCGGGGAACGCCTGGCCCGCACCTACGGCTGGAAGGTCGGCGACCTGATCACCCTGAAGGGGACCATCTACCCGGGGCAATGGGAGTTCGTGCTGCGCGGCATCTACCACGGCAAGGAGAAAGCGACCGAGGAGCGCATCCTCCTCTTCCACTGGAACTACCTGAACGAGACCATGCGCCAGACCGTTCCCCGGCGCGCCGACCAGGTCGGCTACTTCGTCGTCGGGGTGAAAAAGCCAGAACTCGCCCCGGATGTGGCCCTCGCCATCGACTCGCTTTTCAAGAACTCGCTGGCGGAGACCCTGACGGAAACCGAGAAGGCCTTCCACATGAGCTTCGTGTCCATGACCGAGGCGATCATGATCGCCATCCAGATCGTGTCGTACATGGTGATCGCCATCATCATGGTGGTGGCGGCCAACACCATGGCCATGACGGCGCGCGAGCGGATCGGCGAGTACGCCACCCTGAAGACCCTCGGCTTCAAGGGGGGGCACCTGGCGGGGCTGATCTTCGGGGAATCCGTCGCCATCTCCTTTCTTGGTGGCGTCCTCGGCGTCGTCGCCACCTTCCCGGCCGCGGCTTGGATCGAGACCGAGCTCGCCCAGTTTTTCCCCTACTTCAGCGTTTCCAGCGAGACGCTGCTGCTCGAATTGCTGGCTGCCCTCTCGGTCGGTGTCGTTTCGGGCATTTTCCCCACCTGGCGCGGCGCCACCATCCGCATCGCCGACGGCCTGAAACGGATCGGGTAA
- a CDS encoding ABC transporter permease: MGIPYSYSFRNLWTRRLTTVLTASGMGLVVFVFAATLMLTEGLQKTLVQTGSSDNVVLLRKSSNSEVQSAVERDQASLLESQPEIAVGADGEPLLAKELVVLINLKKRVGDKPSNVIIRGIDPASLKLRPAVRLKEGRMPRPGSAEVIAGESVSRRFKGCGLGETLRFGMRDWRVVGVFDAGATGFSSEIWGDRDQMMQAFRRPVYSSIIFRLRDTTAFDAYKARIESDPRLTVEAKRETRYYLDQSEAMAKFLRILGLVLTVVFSIGAVIGATITMYAAVANRVTEIGTLRALGFQRKSILSAFIVEALLLGLCGGLLGLFAASFMQLITISTMNWASFSELAFSFTLNVSIVWKSLLFSAVMGLVGGVLPAFRASRMKIVEALRAT; encoded by the coding sequence ATGGGTATTCCCTACTCCTACAGCTTCCGCAATCTCTGGACCAGGCGCCTCACCACCGTCCTCACCGCGAGCGGCATGGGGCTCGTCGTCTTCGTCTTTGCCGCGACCCTCATGCTGACCGAGGGGCTGCAAAAGACCCTGGTGCAGACCGGATCCAGCGACAACGTGGTGCTGCTCAGGAAATCCTCCAACTCCGAGGTGCAAAGCGCGGTGGAGAGGGACCAGGCTTCCCTGCTGGAGAGCCAGCCCGAGATCGCCGTGGGGGCTGACGGGGAGCCGCTGCTGGCCAAGGAGCTGGTGGTCCTGATCAACCTGAAAAAGCGGGTGGGGGACAAGCCTTCCAACGTGATCATCCGCGGCATTGACCCGGCCTCTTTGAAGTTGCGCCCTGCCGTCCGCCTGAAGGAGGGGCGTATGCCGCGGCCCGGTTCCGCCGAGGTCATCGCCGGGGAGAGCGTGTCGCGTCGCTTCAAGGGGTGCGGTCTTGGTGAGACGCTTCGTTTCGGGATGCGCGACTGGCGTGTCGTCGGCGTCTTCGATGCCGGGGCCACCGGGTTCTCCTCCGAGATCTGGGGGGACCGCGACCAGATGATGCAGGCGTTCAGGCGGCCGGTGTATTCCTCGATCATATTCCGGTTGCGCGACACCACCGCCTTTGACGCCTACAAGGCGCGGATAGAGTCGGACCCGCGGCTCACCGTCGAGGCGAAGCGGGAGACCCGCTACTACCTGGACCAGTCCGAGGCCATGGCGAAGTTTCTGCGCATCCTGGGGCTCGTGCTCACCGTCGTCTTCTCCATAGGCGCTGTGATCGGGGCGACCATCACCATGTACGCCGCCGTCGCCAACCGGGTCACCGAGATCGGGACCCTGCGGGCCCTGGGCTTTCAGAGAAAGAGCATCCTCTCCGCGTTCATCGTCGAGGCGCTCCTGCTCGGGTTGTGCGGAGGGTTGCTGGGGTTGTTTGCCGCCTCCTTCATGCAGCTCATAACCATTTCCACCATGAACTGGGCCTCTTTTTCCGAGTTGGCCTTTTCCTTCACGCTCAACGTCAGCATAGTCTGGAAGTCGCTGTTGTTTTCAGCCGTCATGGGATTGGTGGGCGGGGTGTTGCCCGCCTTCCGGGCCTCGCGGATGAAGATAGTGGAGGCGCTGCGGGCCACGTAA
- a CDS encoding ABC transporter ATP-binding protein yields the protein MAEASEPIVRIRNLSKAYRRGAQIIPVLTGINFDIARGEFVALMGPSGSGKSTLLNLIAGIDSADEGSIQIADVEITTLGESDLARWRAGSVGFIFQFYNLIPVLTAFENVELPLLLTHLDRRERREHVEAVLDVVGLTDRMDHYPSQLSGGQQQRVAIARAIVTDPEILVADEPTGDLDRVSAEEILQLMDRLVREFGKTVVMVTHDPRAAEKAHIIRHLEKGELSVT from the coding sequence ATGGCCGAAGCGAGCGAGCCGATCGTCCGTATCAGGAACCTCTCCAAGGCCTACCGCCGGGGCGCCCAGATCATCCCCGTGCTCACCGGTATCAACTTCGACATCGCCCGGGGCGAATTCGTCGCCCTCATGGGCCCTTCCGGCTCCGGCAAGAGCACGCTCCTCAACCTGATAGCCGGCATCGACAGCGCCGATGAGGGCTCCATCCAGATTGCCGACGTCGAAATAACGACGCTTGGTGAAAGCGATCTCGCCCGCTGGCGCGCCGGGAGCGTCGGCTTCATCTTCCAGTTCTACAACCTGATCCCGGTGCTGACCGCCTTCGAGAACGTGGAGCTTCCCCTTTTGTTGACCCACCTGGACCGGCGCGAGCGGCGCGAGCACGTCGAGGCGGTGCTGGACGTGGTCGGGCTCACCGACCGGATGGACCACTACCCATCCCAGCTTTCCGGCGGCCAACAGCAGCGGGTCGCCATCGCCCGTGCCATCGTCACCGATCCCGAGATCCTGGTGGCGGACGAGCCCACCGGCGACCTGGACCGTGTCTCAGCCGAGGAAATCCTTCAGCTCATGGACCGCCTGGTGCGGGAGTTCGGCAAGACCGTGGTCATGGTGACCCACGACCCCCGCGCCGCCGAGAAAGCCCACATCATCCGTCACCTGGAGAAGGGCGAACTGAGCGTGACCTAG
- a CDS encoding efflux RND transporter periplasmic adaptor subunit: MAQDDLNRLTIDKQRHTPAGGAGKKRRTQVVTALVLLALVLAIWTVAARRSVEVEVATVSLIYPSQTISLLNASGYVVAQRKAAVASKATGRLEWLGVEEGSVVRAGQLLARLENRDVAAEKGQASATLSAARDNLDQARVEQKDAARALSRAKELIGQGIIAQADYDTAEARYQRAVAAVAAAQANISGAQSALRGAEASLDYTLIRAPFDGVVLTKNADVGDIVSPLAASANAKAAVVTMADMGSLQVEADVSETNLAKVKVGQPCEILLDALPDVRFRGALYTIVPTADRSKGSVMVKVRFLDKDTRILPEMSAKVAFLEREMKQGEGTPRVAVSPTAVVRRDGRDYVFKVVQDRVQLTPVVLGGKMGDLVQVASGVKAGERIATKPLDKLRDGSRVKTAEK; encoded by the coding sequence ATGGCACAAGATGACCTGAACAGACTGACCATCGACAAGCAACGCCATACCCCCGCCGGAGGCGCCGGCAAGAAGCGGCGCACCCAGGTCGTGACGGCGCTGGTGCTTTTGGCCCTGGTGCTGGCGATCTGGACCGTGGCGGCGAGGCGCAGCGTCGAGGTGGAAGTGGCCACCGTGTCCCTCATCTATCCCTCGCAGACCATCTCCCTTTTGAACGCGAGCGGCTACGTGGTGGCCCAGAGAAAGGCGGCGGTGGCCTCCAAGGCGACCGGCCGGCTGGAATGGCTCGGGGTGGAGGAGGGGAGCGTTGTGCGGGCGGGGCAACTTCTGGCTCGGCTCGAAAACCGTGATGTGGCTGCCGAAAAGGGGCAGGCCTCGGCGACGCTTTCGGCTGCGCGGGACAACCTCGATCAGGCCAGGGTGGAGCAAAAGGATGCCGCCCGGGCTCTCTCACGGGCGAAGGAGCTGATCGGCCAGGGGATCATCGCCCAGGCGGATTACGATACCGCCGAGGCCCGCTACCAGCGCGCGGTCGCCGCAGTCGCCGCGGCCCAGGCCAACATCAGCGGAGCGCAGAGCGCCCTGCGGGGTGCCGAGGCGTCCCTTGACTACACGCTGATCCGCGCCCCCTTCGACGGCGTGGTGCTCACCAAGAACGCCGATGTCGGCGACATCGTCTCGCCGCTTGCCGCCTCTGCCAACGCCAAGGCTGCCGTCGTCACCATGGCCGACATGGGGTCGCTGCAGGTGGAGGCCGACGTATCCGAGACCAACCTGGCCAAGGTCAAGGTGGGGCAGCCGTGCGAGATCCTCCTCGATGCCCTGCCGGACGTACGGTTCCGCGGCGCGCTCTACACCATCGTCCCCACGGCCGACCGCAGCAAGGGGAGCGTCATGGTGAAAGTCCGCTTCCTGGACAAGGACACGCGCATCCTCCCCGAGATGAGCGCGAAGGTCGCCTTCCTGGAGCGCGAGATGAAGCAAGGGGAGGGGACCCCGCGCGTCGCCGTGTCCCCGACGGCCGTGGTCCGCCGCGACGGCAGGGATTACGTCTTCAAGGTGGTGCAGGACCGGGTGCAGCTGACCCCGGTGGTCCTTGGGGGGAAGATGGGCGACCTGGTGCAGGTCGCCTCCGGCGTCAAGGCCGGAGAGCGCATCGCCACGAAGCCCCTGGACAAGCTGCGTGACGGCAGCCGCGTCAAGACGGCGGAAAAGTAG
- a CDS encoding DUF503 domain-containing protein, producing MHVALLQMRLLLPSRTLKEKRAIVKSVLARARNRFNVACSESALNDQPADAEICFVTVAPSATRARQLLQELEYWLVSERPDLQIVDLLVEEL from the coding sequence ATGCACGTGGCATTGCTGCAGATGAGACTTTTACTGCCCAGTCGCACGCTCAAAGAGAAAAGGGCGATCGTGAAGAGCGTGCTGGCGCGGGCGCGCAACAGGTTCAATGTCGCCTGTTCCGAGAGCGCACTAAACGATCAGCCCGCCGACGCGGAGATCTGCTTCGTCACGGTAGCCCCAAGCGCCACCCGCGCCCGGCAGCTGCTGCAGGAACTGGAGTACTGGCTGGTGTCGGAGCGGCCGGACCTGCAGATCGTCGACCTGCTGGTGGAAGAGCTGTAG